Proteins encoded within one genomic window of Coraliomargarita sinensis:
- the nrdR gene encoding transcriptional regulator NrdR codes for MRCPKCTSIETKVLDTRTGKNETSIRRRRECLDCGYRFTTIEEVLRADLQVVKRDGRREDFDRAKMLGGLKKAVEKRPIDVMQIEMLVADVLSALENEFDHEFPAKAIGEQIMMRLKHLDQIAYVRYASVYKDFRDLSELAQEINELKSSSGNATT; via the coding sequence ATGCGTTGTCCAAAATGCACCTCGATCGAGACAAAAGTGCTCGATACCCGAACCGGTAAGAACGAAACGTCGATCCGTCGCCGTCGCGAGTGTCTGGATTGCGGCTATCGCTTTACCACGATTGAGGAGGTCCTACGCGCCGATTTGCAGGTGGTTAAGCGCGACGGCCGTCGTGAGGACTTTGATCGCGCGAAAATGCTCGGAGGCCTGAAGAAGGCGGTGGAGAAGCGGCCGATCGACGTCATGCAGATCGAAATGCTGGTCGCCGACGTCCTGTCCGCCCTCGAGAACGAGTTCGACCACGAGTTCCCGGCGAAAGCGATCGGCGAGCAGATCATGATGCGCCTGAAGCACCTCGATCAGATCGCCTACGTACGCTATGCTTCGGTCTACAAGGATTTCCGCGACCTTTCGGAACTGGCCCAGGAGATCAACGAGTTGAAGTCGTCTTCCGGAAATGCCACGACCTGA
- a CDS encoding anthranilate synthase component II has protein sequence MLLVIDNYDSFTYNLVQYFGQLGVEQKIYRNDAITVEEALALDPERVMISPGPCSPNEAGVSLAMIEAFAGKKPLLGVCLGHQCIGQYYGGKVIRAANLMHGKTSPVTHRDTDIFQGLPNPMEATRYHSLIVERESLPDCLEVTAETEQGEIMGLAHKELPLWGVQFHPESIATEQGMKMLENFLKL, from the coding sequence ATGCTTCTCGTCATCGATAACTACGATTCCTTCACCTACAATCTGGTTCAGTATTTTGGCCAGCTTGGGGTGGAGCAGAAGATCTATCGCAACGACGCTATTACGGTGGAGGAAGCCCTCGCGCTTGATCCCGAGCGGGTGATGATTTCTCCCGGGCCCTGTTCGCCCAACGAGGCCGGCGTCTCGCTGGCGATGATCGAAGCTTTTGCCGGAAAGAAGCCGCTGCTCGGGGTTTGTTTGGGGCATCAGTGTATCGGCCAATACTACGGCGGTAAGGTCATCCGGGCCGCTAATCTCATGCACGGGAAGACCAGTCCGGTGACGCACCGCGATACGGATATCTTCCAGGGCCTGCCCAATCCCATGGAGGCGACCCGCTACCACTCTCTCATCGTAGAACGCGAAAGTCTGCCCGACTGCCTCGAAGTCACAGCTGAGACGGAGCAGGGCGAGATCATGGGGCTGGCCCACAAGGAGCTGCCTCTCTGGGGCGTGCAGTTCCACCCGGAGTCCATCGCGACGGAGCAGGGGATGAAGATGCTGGAGAATTTCCTCAAGCTCTAG
- the nth gene encoding endonuclease III, giving the protein MTKTERAAYVLKRLNELYPDPPIPLDHKDAYTLLIAVLLSAQCTDERVNKVTPLLFARADNPTDMARLSVEEIREIIRPCGLSPMKSKGIAGLSRILLDQHGGEVPADMAALEALPAVGHKTASVVMSQAFGVPAFPVDTHIHRLAQRWGLTSGKNVVQTERDLKRLFPESSWNDLHLQIIYYGREHCTARGCDGMVCDICQTLYPQRKRAKKTRK; this is encoded by the coding sequence ATGACCAAGACCGAACGAGCCGCCTATGTTCTGAAGCGATTGAACGAGCTGTATCCGGATCCGCCAATTCCTTTGGACCACAAGGATGCCTACACGCTTTTGATCGCGGTCCTGCTCTCGGCCCAATGCACGGATGAACGGGTCAACAAAGTGACACCATTGCTTTTTGCCCGGGCGGACAATCCCACCGATATGGCCAGGCTCTCCGTGGAGGAGATTCGGGAAATCATTCGGCCCTGTGGTTTGTCGCCCATGAAGTCGAAGGGCATCGCTGGACTCTCCCGCATCCTGCTGGACCAGCATGGTGGGGAAGTGCCCGCCGATATGGCGGCGTTGGAGGCCTTGCCGGCGGTGGGGCACAAGACCGCTTCCGTCGTCATGAGCCAGGCCTTTGGCGTGCCCGCCTTTCCCGTTGATACGCATATACATCGGCTGGCTCAGCGATGGGGGCTGACTTCGGGCAAGAACGTCGTGCAAACCGAGCGTGATCTGAAGCGCCTCTTCCCCGAGTCCAGCTGGAACGACCTGCACTTGCAGATTATCTACTACGGGCGCGAGCACTGCACGGCCCGCGGCTGTGACGGTATGGTCTGCGACATATGCCAAACACTTTATCCGCAGCGCAAGCGGGCCAAGAAAACCAGGAAATAG
- a CDS encoding histidine triad nucleotide-binding protein, whose amino-acid sequence MSTLFEKIIAREIPAKVEHEDDACIVIHDIDPQAPVHVLVIPKKPIPRVGEAGTEDQSLLGHLLLTAAEMAKQLELDAGYRVVINNGKQGGEAVPHLHVHVLGGRQMNWPPG is encoded by the coding sequence ATGAGCACACTCTTCGAAAAGATCATTGCCCGCGAGATTCCGGCCAAGGTGGAGCACGAGGATGACGCTTGTATCGTCATTCACGATATTGATCCGCAGGCCCCCGTACATGTACTGGTTATTCCGAAAAAGCCCATTCCGCGTGTGGGCGAAGCCGGCACAGAGGATCAGTCCCTGCTCGGTCATTTATTGCTGACCGCGGCCGAGATGGCAAAGCAACTGGAACTGGATGCCGGATATCGCGTTGTCATCAACAACGGGAAACAAGGCGGCGAGGCGGTGCCGCATCTTCACGTGCATGTGCTCGGTGGCCGCCAGATGAACTGGCCTCCGGGGTGA
- a CDS encoding TM2 domain-containing protein, with the protein MSEENVPQEPAAPAAKPAGADKKIVAGILAIVLGALGIHKFILGYTKEGVIMLLVSVLTLGLFAWVMGIIGLVEGIMYLTKSDEEFVATYINGKKGWF; encoded by the coding sequence ATGTCTGAAGAAAACGTTCCCCAAGAACCCGCCGCACCAGCTGCCAAGCCCGCCGGTGCCGATAAGAAAATTGTCGCCGGTATTCTGGCTATCGTGCTCGGCGCACTGGGTATTCACAAGTTCATCCTCGGTTATACCAAGGAAGGCGTCATCATGCTGCTGGTTTCTGTGCTCACCCTGGGGTTATTTGCATGGGTCATGGGAATTATCGGTTTGGTCGAAGGGATCATGTATTTGACCAAGTCGGACGAAGAGTTCGTCGCGACCTACATCAATGGCAAGAAAGGCTGGTTCTAG
- the efp gene encoding elongation factor P, which produces MASPTDVRKGKVLNYQNNPHLVLDVQHRTQGRQAGFMQVTMRNLNTGASTNTKIRTTDSVEILHTDMVTLEFSYIDGDGYHFMDPETFEDVILDESLVEDAKDFLVENQAYSILHVDEKPISIDLPASIEMKVTESPEGVKGDTASNVQKPATLETGLTVQVPLFIKEGEVIKVNTADRSYAGRA; this is translated from the coding sequence ATGGCATCACCTACCGACGTCCGTAAAGGCAAAGTCCTGAACTATCAAAACAACCCTCACCTCGTGCTTGATGTGCAGCACCGCACGCAGGGGCGCCAGGCCGGCTTCATGCAAGTTACCATGCGTAACCTCAATACCGGGGCCAGCACCAACACCAAAATCCGCACCACTGACTCGGTTGAGATCCTGCATACCGATATGGTCACACTCGAGTTCAGCTATATCGACGGAGACGGCTACCACTTCATGGATCCGGAAACATTCGAGGATGTGATTCTGGATGAAAGCCTGGTCGAGGATGCCAAGGATTTTCTGGTCGAAAACCAGGCCTACAGCATTCTGCATGTGGACGAAAAACCGATCTCCATCGACTTGCCCGCCTCTATTGAAATGAAAGTCACCGAATCACCGGAAGGGGTTAAGGGAGACACCGCCAGCAATGTGCAGAAGCCGGCCACACTGGAAACCGGACTTACCGTGCAGGTGCCGCTCTTCATCAAGGAAGGCGAGGTCATCAAGGTCAACACCGCCGACCGCTCCTACGCTGGCCGGGCTTAG
- the trpB gene encoding tryptophan synthase subunit beta translates to MPTATPGLELDPLSLPDERGHFGPYGGMYVPETLMTPLFELTEAYKAARKDHEFQKELDHHLREFAGRPTNLYFAERLTEHCGGAQIYLKREDLLHTGAHKINNALGQALLAKRMGKKRIIAETGAGQHGIATAAMCAKMGFECVIYMGEEDMRRQSLNVYRMRLCGAEVRGVSAGQKTLKEAVNEAMRDWVTNVRTTHYIIGSALGAHPFPMMVRDFHRVIGEETRRQILEKAGRLPDEVTACVGGGSNAIGIFFAFLKDLEVALTGVEAGGHGIKPGEHAARFEGGRLGVLQGAKTWILQSDEGQIDLTHSVSAGLDYAAIGPEHAYYRDADRIRFGYATDNEALDAFKALCRVEGIVPALESSHGIAYTMKRAKEMSSDQIIVGNLSGRGDKDVQEAARVMGDDV, encoded by the coding sequence ATGCCAACTGCGACGCCAGGACTAGAACTTGATCCGCTCAGCCTCCCGGATGAGCGGGGCCATTTTGGGCCCTATGGGGGCATGTATGTGCCCGAGACCTTGATGACTCCGCTCTTCGAGCTGACCGAGGCTTACAAGGCGGCGCGGAAGGATCACGAATTTCAAAAAGAATTGGACCATCACCTGCGTGAATTCGCCGGCCGTCCGACCAATCTTTATTTTGCCGAGCGGTTGACCGAGCACTGCGGTGGAGCGCAGATCTACCTCAAGCGCGAGGACTTGCTCCATACGGGGGCCCACAAGATCAACAATGCGCTCGGGCAGGCCCTGCTGGCCAAGCGGATGGGGAAGAAGCGTATCATTGCCGAAACGGGGGCCGGGCAGCACGGCATCGCCACGGCGGCGATGTGCGCCAAGATGGGCTTTGAGTGCGTCATCTACATGGGCGAGGAGGACATGCGCCGCCAGTCCCTCAACGTCTATCGTATGCGGCTCTGCGGGGCCGAGGTGCGGGGCGTCTCGGCCGGGCAGAAGACCTTGAAGGAGGCGGTCAACGAGGCCATGCGCGACTGGGTGACCAATGTGCGCACGACGCACTACATCATCGGCTCGGCGCTGGGCGCGCATCCTTTCCCCATGATGGTACGGGACTTTCACCGGGTGATCGGTGAAGAGACCCGCCGTCAAATTCTGGAAAAGGCCGGGCGCCTGCCGGACGAAGTTACTGCCTGCGTGGGTGGCGGCTCCAATGCCATCGGGATCTTTTTCGCCTTTCTCAAAGACCTGGAAGTGGCGCTGACCGGCGTGGAAGCCGGCGGTCACGGCATCAAGCCCGGTGAGCATGCCGCCCGTTTCGAGGGCGGTCGTCTCGGCGTGCTGCAGGGAGCCAAGACCTGGATTCTACAGAGCGATGAGGGCCAGATTGATCTGACGCACTCCGTATCCGCCGGGCTCGACTATGCGGCCATCGGCCCCGAGCACGCCTACTACCGCGATGCCGATCGTATCCGCTTCGGCTACGCGACCGATAACGAAGCGCTTGACGCCTTCAAGGCGCTATGTCGGGTCGAGGGTATTGTGCCCGCGCTGGAATCCTCCCATGGCATTGCCTACACCATGAAGCGCGCCAAGGAAATGAGCAGCGACCAGATCATCGTGGGCAACCTCTCCGGCCGCGGCGACAAGGACGTGCAGGAAGCGGCCCGGGTGATGGGGGATGATGTTTAG